The following nucleotide sequence is from Candidatus Borkfalkia ceftriaxoniphila.
CCTGCTGCGACACGTTTCCCGCGCCGATCTCGAAGCCGGTCGTGCACAGTTCGGAAAAAGAAACTTTTTTATCTTCCGACCACTGCGCGCTCTTATCCGTCGTATAATACACGAACAGATCGTCTATATCGTAACTGCCCGTGCCCGTAAAACCGAAATTCATGCGCAGAAAGGGCGCCACGAGCGTACTGCGTTCAAACAGCGGCGAATAGAGTTCGATTTGTTCCGTCGCGCCCGCGGTATCGACGATCAGATTTGAATTTTCCACCGTCAGGGACGCGTTCGACGCATTGCCGAGGTACCATCCCTCGCTCTCGTCGTCCGTATCGAACAGCCAGCCGATGCCGCCGTTCTGATAATCGGGAAACGCCCAGCCCATGCCCCAGGAAGATATATCGTTGCCCTCGTCCGCCCATATATAGCCCTGCCGATCCTGGCGCGGAGACAAGAGCCAATCTGTCACCCACTCTTTGGTGGCGTAAAAACTGCTCATCGTGCCGTTGGCGGAGGAGGCATCCCACCAACTGCCGATCATCGATTCCCACTCCTTCCAGGCGGTGCTCCCTGCGCCGACGGGGTGCGTGTGGATACGGTCTTCCGTGTCGCGCATATGGCGCTCGCGGTAATCGTTCAAAAAAGCGTCCAGTCCCGCGTCCGAACTGTAAAACCGAAGCATTTTGTCCGAGGACTGATGCTGCGCGTCGTATTCGTAATAGGTATAATTATCCTTGGGCTGACACCCCGCCATCGCTGCGACGGCGAGCGTACAGCAGAGAAACGCGCTCAGAACTTTGTTCCATTTTTTCATACTATCCCTCCTCAGTCTTTCATGCCCGTTACGGCGACGCCGTCAATGAGATAGCGCTGGAAACAGAAGAACAGCACCGCGCAGGGCAGCGTCATGATCACACCCGACGCCATCGCCACGTTCGCAAGTTCGGTGCTCGCAGGCCCGTAATCGTAGTAGACGCCGAGGGCGAGCGTAACGCTTTTTGAGCCGTGGTCGAGATAGGTGAACGGCGTCATGAAATCGTTCCATGCATTCATAAAGGACATGACGGCCACGTACAGCAGGATCGGAAGACATAACGGCAGCATGAGCCGCACGTAGATCACAAAAGAATTCGCGCCGTCCAACTGCGCGGCTTTCATCATGTCGTTGGGGATCCCGCGCATAAACTGCCGCATCAAAAAGATATTGGTGGCGCCGCCGCCGAACAGCGAAGGCACCCACATGGGATACAGCGTGTTGATCCACCCCAGTTTGGCATAGATGGTATAAAGGGGCACGATACTGATGACCGCGGGGATCATCATCGTGGAAAGCACGATGCCGAACATCGCGTTTTTACCCTTGAAGTCCAACTTTGCAAACCCGTAAGCGCATAACGACGAAACGAGCGGTATGCCGACCGTCGTGATGAGGGCGACTTGCAGCGTATTCATCAGATAGCGCATATAGTCGGAGCCGGGCGTCAGGATACGGATATACGTGCCCAGATTCAGCGTTCCCGACGGGGATATGAGCACCTGCAGATTGATCTCGCTGTCGGGAAGTACGCTCAGGCATACCATCACGATAAAGGGAAAAAGGAAAAACAGCGAAAGTATCGCGAGAACGAGATAGGAAATTGTTATGAAAATTTTCTTTTTCATTTTGCTTCGCCGACTCGTTTCGCGCGCCTCCCCTTCCGCAGCGGGGAAAGCGTTTTCGGAAATCGATCGCATTCGCTCAGCCCTCCTCCGTGTAGTAGACCCATTTGCTCGTTTTCATGACGACGGCGGTCAATCCGCCGATGAGAGCAAACAAGATAAAACTCAATGCGCACGCATAGCCGAAGTTCTGCACGCGATTGTCGTAAATATTCATCACGTAGAAAAACAAACTCTTTCCCGCGCCCGATGAACCTGTAAGCGTGATCACCTGCGCATACGTCTGCATGACGCCGATAATGCTCATGATAACGTTGTACAGGATCATCGGCGAACAAATGGGAATCGTGATGGAAACCAACCGGCGCAGTTTTCCCGCGCCGTCGAGCCTTGCGCTTTCGTAGAGGGAAACGGGCACGTTTTTGAGTTGCGCGAGCCACAGGATCATACTTCCGCCCAGCGTGAACAGGTTGATGAAGATAAAGGACGCCATGCTCGTTTCTTTTGCTTCGAACCACTGCCAGCCTCCCAATCCCACATTTTGCAGCATGGAGTTGATGATGCCCCAATCGGGATCGGTGATGCGGTTCCACAACATACCGCTGCACACCGCGGGAATGAGTACGGGCAGATAATACAGCACCCGAAAAAAACGCATGCCCGACAGTTTTTGGTTTAAAAGGAGCGCTAAAAGAAAGGACAGGATCAGCGACAGCGGTATGTACGTGACCGCATAGAGAAAAGTAACGCCGAGCGAGGTGAAAAACTGTGAGCGGTAATAATAGTTGGTAAAATTCTGATAGTAGTTTTTAAAGCCAACGAACGTGCCCCAGTCGGTAAGCGAAAAGGGCTTTAACTCCGTTTCAAAAAAACTGGTGATAAACGCATAAAATACGGGCGTGAATGTAAAGAACAGAATGCCCAGCAGAACGGGGGCGATATAAAGATAACCGACCACGTTCTGCACGATCTTGCGTTTGTCGCGCTCCGTCAATGATTTCATAGCGTCTCCCTACTGATTCATGTACGATTCGAATTGCTTTTTAAATTCGGAAACTGCCGTTGCAAAGGAATTGACGCCTACCTTGTTCCAGAAGTCGTCCGTCATGCGGACAAAGGTATCGTGCTTGGAATTGGGCAGCGCATTGTAATAGTTGAGAAAGATATCTTCGGTATTATCCGCGATGAATGCCTCATAATCCACGGTAATGCCGCCGTAGGTGTATTCCGTCCAG
It contains:
- a CDS encoding carbohydrate ABC transporter permease, translated to MRSISENAFPAAEGEARETSRRSKMKKKIFITISYLVLAILSLFFLFPFIVMVCLSVLPDSEINLQVLISPSGTLNLGTYIRILTPGSDYMRYLMNTLQVALITTVGIPLVSSLCAYGFAKLDFKGKNAMFGIVLSTMMIPAVISIVPLYTIYAKLGWINTLYPMWVPSLFGGGATNIFLMRQFMRGIPNDMMKAAQLDGANSFVIYVRLMLPLCLPILLYVAVMSFMNAWNDFMTPFTYLDHGSKSVTLALGVYYDYGPASTELANVAMASGVIMTLPCAVLFFCFQRYLIDGVAVTGMKD
- a CDS encoding carbohydrate ABC transporter permease, whose product is MKSLTERDKRKIVQNVVGYLYIAPVLLGILFFTFTPVFYAFITSFFETELKPFSLTDWGTFVGFKNYYQNFTNYYYRSQFFTSLGVTFLYAVTYIPLSLILSFLLALLLNQKLSGMRFFRVLYYLPVLIPAVCSGMLWNRITDPDWGIINSMLQNVGLGGWQWFEAKETSMASFIFINLFTLGGSMILWLAQLKNVPVSLYESARLDGAGKLRRLVSITIPICSPMILYNVIMSIIGVMQTYAQVITLTGSSGAGKSLFFYVMNIYDNRVQNFGYACALSFILFALIGGLTAVVMKTSKWVYYTEEG